A genomic window from Candidatus Neomarinimicrobiota bacterium includes:
- a CDS encoding site-specific integrase, protein MAGIVRYPGGAKNKGNRNRSGKFYCRIYISANGQAGRSKLIPLRTEDPKIAAIRLEEIERVEMSIKAGVEFQFSWLSGKPTELVRMTVRQAADDYLKARALEGIRPKTLEVYSLALQHFISVAGVRSPIDSIDGNTIDRFKHAFLGRHSTTTLNMNLRSLKTFLTWSVEKGLMPKVPTIKQIRQGRSLPKYISDPEFDLIQEEATPFLADVFWFYRETGCRLREPFRALLKGMHLIVAPEDAKASEERQIPLNPDLVRIYEQIMASNHRPEYYTKAFKKITRKLGLTGHRFHDLRHTFGVRTWLQTGDIMLVSNLMGHRNLETTMIYTRFLPSRLAEDFPDLTAYVSEHSKGRAERLGIG, encoded by the coding sequence GTGGCAGGTATTGTCCGATATCCAGGTGGCGCCAAGAACAAGGGCAACAGGAACCGGTCCGGCAAATTCTACTGCCGGATATACATCTCGGCTAATGGCCAGGCGGGCCGCTCAAAGCTGATTCCGCTCCGAACCGAGGACCCCAAGATTGCCGCCATCCGGTTGGAGGAGATCGAAAGGGTGGAGATGAGCATCAAGGCTGGCGTCGAGTTCCAATTCTCCTGGCTATCAGGCAAGCCCACTGAGCTGGTGCGGATGACAGTGAGACAGGCGGCAGATGATTACCTCAAGGCCCGGGCGCTCGAAGGTATACGCCCCAAAACTTTGGAGGTCTATTCACTTGCCCTGCAGCATTTTATCTCGGTGGCTGGGGTGCGGTCACCTATCGATTCAATCGACGGCAACACCATTGATCGCTTCAAGCATGCCTTTCTGGGGCGGCACTCCACGACAACGCTGAACATGAACCTGCGTTCACTTAAGACATTCCTCACATGGTCTGTCGAAAAAGGCCTAATGCCGAAGGTTCCGACCATCAAGCAGATTCGCCAGGGTCGATCCTTGCCAAAATACATTTCTGATCCCGAGTTCGACCTAATCCAGGAGGAAGCCACACCGTTCTTGGCCGATGTATTCTGGTTCTACCGCGAGACTGGCTGCAGACTGCGAGAGCCATTTCGTGCGCTGTTAAAGGGGATGCACCTCATTGTCGCACCCGAGGATGCGAAGGCCAGCGAGGAGCGCCAGATCCCACTAAACCCCGACCTCGTCAGGATCTACGAACAGATTATGGCTTCTAATCACAGGCCCGAGTATTACACGAAGGCATTTAAGAAAATCACAAGAAAACTTGGGCTCACGGGTCATCGCTTCCACGATCTCCGCCACACCTTCGGTGTGCGCACCTGGCTCCAAACCGGCGATATCATGCTTGTCAGCAATCTCATGGGCCACCGCAACCTTGAGACCACCATGATCTACACCAGATTCCTGCCCTCCCGGCTGGCCGAGGATTTCCCCGACCTTACGGCTTATGTAAGTGAACATTCAAAGGGCAGGGCGGAGAGGTTGGGGATAGGCTAA
- a CDS encoding ubiquinone/menaquinone biosynthesis methyltransferase, which yields MTPEPASGDRGSYVRQLFTHIVPRYDLMNTLITQGRDQRWRKRAAQASSLPQGGLALDVATGTGKQALALLDQGAGRVVGIDFSFAMLHRAHQQVSDPRASFALADAQRLPFADDSFDAVVSSFLIRNVTDIELTFAEQRRVAKPGSRVVCLEIALPPPGWFGNLFRLYFFRLVPLVGGLVTGHQEAYRYLPDSLKNFPSPVDLAAIMGKVGLRQVHYQLWAGGSISLHVGLKD from the coding sequence ATGACCCCTGAACCGGCGTCTGGGGATAGGGGCTCCTACGTTCGCCAGCTGTTCACCCATATCGTCCCGCGCTACGACCTAATGAATACACTGATTACCCAGGGGCGTGATCAGCGCTGGCGTAAGCGAGCAGCCCAGGCCAGTAGTCTGCCCCAAGGTGGGCTTGCCTTGGACGTAGCTACGGGTACTGGCAAGCAGGCGCTAGCCCTCTTGGACCAGGGAGCCGGCCGCGTTGTAGGGATCGACTTTAGCTTCGCGATGCTGCACCGCGCCCACCAGCAGGTCAGCGACCCGCGCGCAAGCTTCGCCTTGGCCGACGCCCAGCGGCTGCCCTTCGCCGACGACTCGTTCGATGCCGTCGTCAGCTCCTTTCTGATCCGTAACGTGACCGACATCGAGCTGACTTTTGCCGAACAACGGCGGGTAGCAAAGCCCGGCAGCCGCGTCGTGTGCCTAGAAATCGCTCTGCCACCGCCAGGCTGGTTCGGCAACCTGTTCCGCCTTTATTTTTTCCGCTTGGTACCTCTCGTGGGGGGCCTAGTGACCGGCCACCAGGAAGCCTACCGTTATTTGCCCGATTCCCTCAAGAATTTCCCTTCGCCGGTGGACCTCGCGGCGATCATGGGGAAGGTCGGCCTGCGCCAGGTACACTATCAGCTGTGGGCTGGGGGGAGTATCAGCTTGCACGTAGGGCTGAAAGACTGA
- a CDS encoding isochorismate synthase, with protein MDHETMLTDMEVYSLSAPQPLRDRIAHAIEKAALVEQPVPVYLSMGLPATDLLTLAALPDDSLIRYYWEKPDEGFVLTSFGAVVTFDFDSAVGRERTMHHMTLVLERCVDCSPKPLDLGGLRMIGGFSFDLEGAENSTSLEGSSPWDGFPRGRYILPEILLIQQHAQLTLTIVRLAKAADSVDDIARALEKQIDNFRKKLSTEPIASESTIFKGKSELPSHDAWVERVRLTQAGMGPEVSKVVLARTLQLSFNGPIALFPVLNRLRTLYPSCTTFLFHFPSLGTFIGATPERLVQLQGVEVYTEALAGTFPRGETESEDQKQREDLLGNHKERTEHQYVVTAIWDKLVGLTSHLEKTEEPEILALKNVLHLRTPIKARLKEPIPPLTLAALLHPTPAVGVTAKREAREVIGRYEHQDRGWYAGVLSWIDGKGNGDFVVGLRSALIRETTAFVFAGAGIVSESVPEQEWEETELKMRPLIRALCRSADGTGEEAK; from the coding sequence ATGGATCACGAAACCATGCTCACAGATATGGAGGTTTATTCCTTGTCGGCTCCTCAGCCGCTGCGGGATCGAATTGCCCACGCCATCGAAAAGGCAGCCCTGGTGGAGCAACCGGTGCCGGTATACCTGAGCATGGGCCTCCCAGCGACGGATCTCCTGACTCTGGCCGCACTTCCCGACGACAGCCTCATTCGCTACTACTGGGAAAAACCGGATGAGGGATTTGTCCTGACCAGTTTTGGCGCGGTCGTAACGTTTGATTTTGATTCTGCTGTGGGCCGCGAAAGGACCATGCATCACATGACCCTCGTACTGGAAAGGTGTGTCGACTGTTCTCCCAAGCCTTTGGACCTCGGCGGCCTGCGGATGATCGGTGGCTTCTCCTTCGATCTTGAAGGAGCGGAGAATAGTACGTCTCTCGAGGGTTCCTCACCATGGGATGGATTTCCTCGAGGCAGGTATATTCTGCCGGAAATACTGCTCATCCAACAACATGCTCAACTGACCCTTACGATCGTTCGCCTGGCCAAAGCTGCAGATAGCGTCGATGACATTGCCCGTGCCCTGGAGAAGCAGATTGACAATTTCAGGAAAAAATTGTCTACAGAACCGATTGCCAGTGAGTCGACAATTTTCAAGGGAAAGTCCGAGCTTCCCAGCCACGACGCCTGGGTGGAGCGAGTACGGCTGACCCAGGCGGGGATGGGACCTGAAGTTTCCAAGGTGGTTCTCGCCCGGACCCTGCAGCTCAGTTTCAATGGACCTATCGCCCTGTTTCCCGTCCTCAATCGCCTCCGTACTCTGTACCCATCCTGCACGACCTTCCTGTTCCATTTCCCCTCCTTAGGGACTTTCATTGGCGCCACACCGGAGCGGTTGGTTCAGCTGCAAGGTGTAGAGGTCTATACGGAGGCTCTGGCCGGTACTTTTCCCCGGGGAGAAACTGAATCTGAGGATCAGAAACAACGGGAAGATCTTCTGGGCAATCACAAAGAACGGACTGAGCACCAGTATGTGGTCACGGCGATTTGGGACAAACTTGTTGGGCTTACATCGCATTTGGAAAAGACTGAGGAGCCTGAAATTCTCGCCCTTAAAAATGTGCTGCATCTGAGAACACCCATCAAGGCAAGATTGAAAGAGCCTATCCCACCTCTTACGCTGGCTGCTCTTCTGCATCCTACTCCCGCGGTTGGAGTCACAGCGAAAAGAGAAGCCCGGGAAGTCATCGGCCGTTACGAGCATCAGGACCGAGGCTGGTATGCCGGGGTTCTCAGTTGGATCGACGGTAAAGGAAACGGTGACTTTGTCGTTGGCCTTCGGTCTGCCCTGATAAGAGAGACTACGGCCTTCGTATTCGCTGGGGCCGGTATTGTTTCTGAGTCTGTGCCGGAGCAGGAGTGGGAGGAAACGGAACTCAAGATGCGACCCCTGATACGGGCACTGTGCCGTTCTGCTGATGGGACTGGTGAGGAAGCCAAGTGA
- the menD gene encoding 2-succinyl-5-enolpyruvyl-6-hydroxy-3-cyclohexene-1-carboxylic-acid synthase, which translates to MTPSQDQAELNALWADTLIASLIGLGVEHACLSPGHRNAPLALALARQDSITVHTHMDERSGGFFGLGITKATGRPTALICTSGTAAANFSPAVIEAYYTGTPLIVITADRPPELRQTGANQTIDQINLYGSHTRFFADVATPDRSKLAYLSHLVAQAVTHAVGKPSGPVHLNVPLREPLTRSDGAAPQQTQQMDIGNIDPPRTSRYAVPDLQAVADTIIKNRRGVVAIGPMARQDGFTEGLSALLKSTGYLLFAEATNEARYAHELAEFRIDNLDALLTNEAFIEAFRPEVVIRFGARPISKSFGQMLAREKPQLYLVDGEGLWTDADTLAQEVLRADPAGFCRSIANDLALLPANDGWVSAIRQWDTAASELLGSMVAADAPLFEGHIAALCAELTPEDGLLYVGNSMPVRHLERYSTATRRRPLTVLSNRGASGIDGLTSSALGAATGTGLPVCLYIGDTSFYHDLPGLAAAKGTINATLVVANNDGGGIYSILPVASYGKALERYFRMPHGLEFEGAAQMFGLEYHRVTDVAGIRQALESCLPKLGVQIVEVVLDPAQEIEKWRAVQSALQDLTP; encoded by the coding sequence GTGACCCCATCTCAGGATCAGGCAGAGCTAAACGCTCTGTGGGCTGATACCCTCATTGCGTCCCTCATCGGCCTCGGGGTCGAGCATGCTTGTCTGTCGCCAGGCCACCGAAATGCCCCGCTTGCCCTCGCGCTTGCCAGACAGGATTCCATCACTGTCCATACTCATATGGACGAACGCAGTGGAGGATTTTTTGGCCTGGGCATCACCAAGGCGACAGGCAGGCCAACGGCGCTGATTTGTACCTCTGGGACGGCAGCAGCCAACTTTTCTCCCGCCGTTATCGAGGCCTATTACACGGGAACACCCCTCATTGTGATTACTGCCGATCGTCCTCCGGAACTACGCCAGACAGGCGCCAACCAAACGATCGATCAAATCAATCTGTATGGCAGCCATACCCGCTTTTTTGCAGATGTGGCAACACCGGATAGATCGAAGTTGGCTTATTTGAGCCACCTTGTGGCGCAAGCAGTAACCCACGCCGTGGGAAAGCCGTCTGGTCCTGTCCATCTGAATGTTCCTCTTCGAGAACCTCTGACGAGATCAGATGGAGCCGCTCCCCAACAAACTCAGCAAATGGACATTGGCAATATCGATCCACCGCGAACCTCGCGATACGCAGTACCGGACCTGCAAGCCGTGGCCGATACCATTATCAAGAATCGGAGGGGCGTTGTGGCCATTGGCCCCATGGCCCGCCAGGATGGCTTTACTGAAGGTTTGTCGGCGCTACTAAAAAGCACCGGATACCTTCTTTTTGCCGAGGCGACAAATGAAGCACGTTATGCCCATGAGCTGGCCGAATTCCGAATTGATAATCTTGATGCGTTGCTCACCAATGAAGCTTTCATTGAGGCTTTCCGGCCGGAGGTCGTAATTCGATTCGGTGCGCGGCCAATTTCGAAGAGCTTCGGTCAAATGCTGGCGAGAGAGAAGCCGCAGCTCTATCTGGTGGATGGCGAAGGCCTGTGGACGGACGCCGATACATTGGCACAGGAGGTGCTGAGAGCAGATCCCGCCGGGTTTTGTCGTTCGATAGCCAATGATCTAGCACTGCTGCCAGCTAACGATGGGTGGGTTTCAGCCATACGTCAGTGGGATACTGCGGCATCAGAGTTGCTGGGGAGCATGGTAGCTGCCGACGCCCCCCTGTTCGAAGGTCACATTGCTGCCCTTTGTGCTGAGTTAACTCCTGAGGATGGTCTCCTGTATGTTGGGAACAGTATGCCCGTGCGGCATCTGGAGCGCTATAGTACCGCTACGAGGCGGAGGCCTTTAACAGTCCTTTCCAACCGGGGTGCCAGTGGAATCGACGGCCTGACCTCCTCCGCATTGGGGGCTGCCACCGGAACAGGACTCCCGGTCTGTCTTTACATTGGGGATACCAGCTTCTATCATGATCTTCCCGGGCTCGCCGCTGCCAAGGGGACGATAAATGCAACCCTGGTGGTGGCCAACAACGATGGCGGCGGTATTTATTCCATTCTCCCGGTAGCCTCCTACGGTAAAGCTCTCGAACGATACTTTCGTATGCCTCACGGGCTTGAGTTCGAGGGCGCTGCGCAAATGTTTGGTCTGGAATACCACCGTGTAACCGATGTGGCGGGAATTCGACAGGCCTTGGAGTCCTGTCTACCGAAATTGGGGGTGCAGATTGTTGAGGTCGTACTTGATCCCGCCCAAGAAATAGAGAAGTGGCGAGCAGTCCAGTCGGCGCTGCAGGACCTGACTCCCTGA
- the menH gene encoding 2-succinyl-6-hydroxy-2,4-cyclohexadiene-1-carboxylate synthase, whose translation MHDFHFDDDHDMGPVVVLLHGFMGSLHDWSDLRKRLRPRYRTIAIDLPGHGQTPLTAEFEFNDFCLGLVEWLRSSGLQDVHLIGYSMGARIALGMTLSDSDCMASLVLEGCNPGLESDADRKARHIQESTWATALNDDKEKFLTEWGDGPLFRRQRQRNREAAAALRLRRKKSDPQGWTAAQNSLGLVRQPNFWSELPSLNLPVLLVTGAEDFKYGQLAERMVNRLPQASHRSISESGHCVHLEQPDAFYRTVCRFMAA comes from the coding sequence ATGCATGATTTCCATTTCGATGACGATCATGACATGGGACCGGTGGTGGTGCTCCTACATGGATTTATGGGTAGCCTCCACGATTGGTCTGACCTGCGAAAGCGGCTCCGGCCCCGATATCGTACGATTGCCATCGATCTTCCCGGCCACGGTCAAACACCTCTGACTGCAGAATTTGAGTTCAATGATTTTTGCCTGGGGCTTGTTGAATGGCTGCGCTCCAGTGGGCTGCAGGATGTTCATCTCATCGGATACTCAATGGGGGCAAGAATCGCCTTGGGGATGACCCTCAGCGATTCTGATTGTATGGCTTCCCTTGTGCTGGAAGGCTGTAATCCAGGGCTTGAGAGCGATGCCGACCGCAAGGCTCGTCATATTCAGGAATCTACGTGGGCTACGGCACTTAATGATGACAAGGAGAAGTTTCTCACAGAGTGGGGTGATGGTCCCCTCTTCCGCCGGCAGCGCCAGCGTAATCGGGAGGCGGCAGCGGCCCTGAGGCTGCGTCGTAAAAAGAGCGATCCTCAGGGTTGGACAGCTGCACAGAACTCCTTGGGATTGGTAAGACAGCCTAATTTTTGGTCTGAGCTGCCCTCTTTGAACCTACCGGTTCTGCTGGTGACAGGCGCGGAAGATTTCAAATATGGACAGTTAGCAGAGCGCATGGTAAACCGGTTGCCCCAGGCCTCCCACAGGTCCATTTCCGAATCGGGCCACTGTGTCCATCTGGAGCAGCCCGACGCCTTTTACCGGACGGTCTGCCGGTTTATGGCAGCTTGA
- the menB gene encoding 1,4-dihydroxy-2-naphthoyl-CoA synthase, whose protein sequence is MSVAWEQVKEFTDILYYKAEGIAKIVINRPEVRNAFRPRTVMELEEAFRDAREDVEVGVVILTGQGDKAFCSGGDQSVRGDSGYVGSDGIPRLNVLDLQRQIRTMPKPVVAMVAGYAVGGGHVLHMICDLTIAADNAQFGQTGPKVGSFDGGWGASYMARIVGQKKAREIWFLCRLYDAQQALDMGLINAVVPLVDLEQETVQWCREMLANSPTAIRLLKSALNADCDGQAGLQELAGNATMLFYMTAEAQEGRNAFMEKRKPDFGKFPRQP, encoded by the coding sequence ATGAGTGTTGCGTGGGAACAGGTAAAGGAATTCACTGACATACTTTATTATAAGGCTGAGGGGATCGCGAAGATCGTGATCAATCGGCCGGAAGTACGCAATGCTTTTCGTCCCCGGACAGTCATGGAGCTGGAAGAAGCCTTTCGCGATGCCAGGGAGGACGTCGAAGTGGGGGTAGTTATCCTCACGGGGCAGGGTGATAAAGCGTTCTGTTCCGGTGGAGACCAGAGTGTCCGGGGCGATTCCGGCTACGTCGGCAGCGATGGGATACCCCGTCTTAACGTTCTAGATTTGCAGCGTCAGATACGAACCATGCCCAAGCCAGTGGTCGCTATGGTTGCCGGATACGCCGTTGGTGGTGGTCATGTCCTGCACATGATATGCGATCTTACCATTGCAGCGGACAATGCCCAGTTTGGACAGACGGGGCCCAAGGTCGGGAGCTTCGATGGTGGCTGGGGGGCCAGCTACATGGCACGCATCGTGGGACAGAAAAAGGCCAGGGAAATCTGGTTTCTGTGCCGGCTGTACGATGCTCAACAGGCCCTTGATATGGGGTTGATTAATGCTGTTGTGCCCTTGGTCGACTTGGAGCAGGAAACGGTGCAGTGGTGTCGTGAAATGCTGGCCAATAGTCCCACTGCGATTCGGCTCCTAAAATCGGCTTTGAATGCGGATTGCGACGGACAGGCCGGCTTGCAGGAGTTGGCCGGAAACGCTACCATGCTTTTCTATATGACTGCGGAGGCCCAGGAAGGGAGAAATGCCTTCATGGAGAAGCGCAAGCCAGATTTCGGGAAGTTTCCCCGCCAGCCTTAG
- a CDS encoding 1,4-dihydroxy-2-naphthoate polyprenyltransferase, giving the protein MPSDFRAWIMASRPKTLWAAIAPVVVGSAIAGRGGYFQPAVTLAILGAAILIQIGANLANDVFDFLRGADTAERLGPARVTEQGLLKPEQVKRGMYLVFALAIGIGLYLAWIGGWPIVVIGLVSIGAAVTYTGGPWPFGYHGLGDLMVFIFFGIIAVAGTVYLHAGTFLFSSLWGAVPMGALATTILVVNNVRDIETDARAGKRTLAVRLGRRGSEVEYVGLIILAYVTPILFWLQANASYALLLPLLSLPLAWRNYRALALHSGRSLNQTLAKTAQLQALFGGLFAAGMLL; this is encoded by the coding sequence ATGCCATCCGATTTCAGGGCATGGATCATGGCCTCACGTCCCAAGACCCTCTGGGCAGCCATCGCACCCGTCGTGGTAGGTTCGGCCATTGCGGGTCGAGGTGGGTACTTTCAACCGGCAGTGACCCTGGCCATCCTTGGCGCGGCAATCCTCATACAGATCGGCGCTAATCTGGCCAATGATGTTTTTGATTTCCTCAGGGGAGCCGATACAGCGGAGCGCCTTGGTCCGGCCCGGGTTACAGAACAGGGTTTACTGAAACCTGAACAGGTGAAGCGTGGCATGTATCTGGTATTTGCCCTCGCCATCGGTATCGGTCTCTACCTGGCTTGGATAGGCGGCTGGCCCATTGTGGTAATAGGTCTGGTCAGCATAGGTGCTGCCGTTACCTACACCGGGGGACCATGGCCTTTCGGGTACCACGGTCTGGGTGATCTGATGGTCTTTATCTTTTTTGGTATTATCGCAGTGGCTGGAACAGTCTACCTGCACGCCGGTACATTTCTCTTCTCCAGCCTATGGGGAGCTGTGCCCATGGGAGCCTTGGCGACAACCATACTCGTGGTAAACAACGTGAGGGATATTGAGACTGATGCACGGGCCGGCAAGCGTACCTTGGCAGTTCGCCTGGGGCGGAGGGGATCTGAGGTAGAATACGTCGGGTTAATCATCCTGGCCTACGTTACCCCTATTCTATTCTGGCTGCAGGCGAACGCTTCCTACGCGCTGCTGCTGCCCCTGCTGTCACTTCCTCTGGCGTGGCGTAACTACCGGGCTCTGGCACTGCATTCGGGGCGCTCACTGAACCAGACCCTTGCCAAAACCGCTCAACTTCAGGCCCTGTTCGGGGGGCTGTTCGCGGCAGGTATGCTCCTTTGA
- the menC gene encoding o-succinylbenzoate synthase → MKLADIRFFPYTIPFKVPFSTAAGTIWNRSGWIIQLEDREGRVGQGEWAPLPGWSPDAAEVNPDQLEAVAARLKQADQDLESALTQIMGDLHAKPALCFALETAVTDLAAQAAGYPLYRYIRSDASPTVLINAIVPAGPLDQVMDAAVRRYDEGYRTLKLKIRGPEDEALLSALRERLGTEFSIRLDANGAWDVPTAIKILRKFEAYDIEYVEQPTDPLDYDALGRVRAEVSIPVAADELVTDRSSVKRMVEDGSVDVVVLKPMIQGGIRACLDMARLAEAGNVKVVLTTTLDAIIGRTATAHLAAACSTPGMANGLATGSFLQADLAKDPLRIKNGTITLAAVPGLGLSRIAAQ, encoded by the coding sequence TTGAAACTGGCTGATATCCGTTTCTTTCCATATACCATACCATTTAAAGTACCATTTTCAACAGCCGCCGGGACTATATGGAACCGGTCCGGCTGGATTATCCAATTGGAGGACCGCGAAGGGAGAGTAGGTCAGGGGGAGTGGGCGCCCCTCCCCGGCTGGAGTCCTGATGCCGCTGAAGTGAATCCTGACCAACTGGAGGCTGTTGCAGCCCGGCTTAAACAGGCCGATCAAGATCTGGAGTCTGCGCTCACGCAAATTATGGGTGATCTTCATGCTAAGCCTGCGCTTTGCTTTGCCCTGGAAACTGCGGTCACCGATCTTGCTGCCCAGGCCGCCGGATATCCCCTCTACCGATATATTCGTTCTGATGCTTCACCAACGGTGCTCATAAACGCCATTGTGCCGGCGGGGCCTCTGGACCAGGTGATGGATGCAGCGGTCCGGCGATATGATGAGGGCTACAGGACCTTAAAGTTGAAAATCCGGGGACCGGAAGATGAAGCTTTGCTGTCGGCCCTGCGTGAGCGACTTGGAACAGAGTTCTCTATCCGTCTTGATGCCAATGGTGCGTGGGATGTGCCCACAGCCATCAAGATTCTCCGCAAGTTTGAGGCTTATGATATTGAATATGTTGAACAGCCAACGGATCCTCTAGATTATGATGCCCTTGGGAGGGTACGTGCAGAAGTAAGCATTCCTGTTGCCGCAGATGAATTGGTAACCGATAGATCATCAGTAAAAAGAATGGTGGAAGATGGGTCGGTGGACGTGGTTGTACTCAAGCCCATGATCCAGGGAGGGATCAGAGCCTGTCTCGATATGGCCAGATTGGCTGAAGCCGGCAATGTGAAAGTTGTGCTGACGACGACCCTTGATGCCATTATTGGCCGTACGGCCACGGCTCATCTGGCGGCGGCCTGCAGCACTCCAGGAATGGCAAATGGTCTTGCAACGGGCAGCTTCCTCCAGGCTGATCTGGCTAAAGATCCACTGAGAATAAAGAATGGTACCATCACCTTAGCGGCTGTGCCGGGGTTGGGACTTTCGAGGATCGCGGCCCAATGA
- a CDS encoding AMP-binding protein: MSFVLTWLHEQVRSSPDDLCISTADHSYTFSQLAAEVDLLAQSLLTRGWQEETVATWLPDSLDMVLALWAVPRSGGVLLPLHASLKPNEVSSYMSLAGCSRLLTEQSRIDEFRKHLPEGAEVMMVDEREEIEIGRISRVVPHRKHQLHSILLTSGTTGRPKGVQLTYDNHQASMDGWIAYLGLTRRSHYLCTLPLSHVAGMGIFLRGARAGFAVNFLPKFDASAVNTRLDSGTVTHISLVPTQLSSILRQRDGQPFHKAVEGIILGGGPVPLDLIEQALSLKAPLIVTYGMTETASGVTAVQVDKHPDKKGTVGRAIGAGKVMITDDDGTELKAGEIGQVRIQSSAVMTGYLGQPVIGANTFTTGDTGWRDEDGFLYLAATRESTIITGGENVDPLEVESVLSSIPGVVEAGVIGIPDSEFGQRVVAVVVLDEKSLAVEGLLHRCRQKLAGYKVPKAIEIWEQLPRSHSGKLKRVELALALSNSDI, from the coding sequence ATGAGTTTCGTACTGACATGGCTTCACGAGCAGGTCCGTTCCTCCCCCGATGACCTTTGCATCTCGACGGCGGACCATTCCTATACATTCAGTCAGTTGGCTGCTGAAGTCGATTTGCTAGCCCAGTCTCTCCTTACGAGAGGATGGCAGGAGGAAACCGTCGCCACATGGCTTCCTGACAGTCTCGATATGGTGTTGGCTCTCTGGGCAGTACCGAGAAGCGGCGGCGTGCTCCTGCCCCTACATGCCAGCCTCAAGCCTAATGAAGTATCATCGTATATGTCGCTGGCCGGCTGCTCCCGTCTGCTTACTGAACAATCCCGGATAGACGAGTTCCGGAAACATCTTCCGGAGGGTGCCGAGGTCATGATGGTGGATGAGAGGGAGGAAATCGAGATAGGCAGGATCTCCAGAGTTGTTCCTCACAGGAAGCATCAACTGCATTCCATTCTTCTGACTTCCGGGACAACGGGCAGACCTAAAGGGGTGCAGTTAACGTATGATAATCATCAGGCCAGCATGGATGGTTGGATAGCCTATCTTGGTCTGACCCGTCGGAGCCATTATCTCTGCACCCTGCCGTTGAGTCATGTAGCTGGCATGGGCATTTTCCTGCGGGGTGCCAGGGCAGGCTTCGCGGTCAACTTCCTGCCCAAGTTTGATGCCAGTGCAGTGAATACGAGGCTCGATTCTGGCACTGTTACCCATATATCTCTTGTTCCTACCCAATTGAGCAGTATACTGCGGCAGAGAGATGGGCAGCCATTTCATAAGGCTGTCGAGGGCATTATCCTGGGGGGAGGGCCAGTTCCACTGGATCTCATCGAGCAGGCTCTATCCCTTAAGGCGCCTCTAATTGTGACCTATGGTATGACGGAAACGGCCTCGGGAGTTACCGCTGTGCAGGTGGACAAGCATCCCGATAAGAAGGGGACGGTAGGGCGCGCAATTGGCGCTGGCAAGGTCATGATCACCGACGATGACGGTACCGAGCTCAAGGCCGGAGAGATCGGGCAGGTGAGAATACAATCATCTGCAGTGATGACGGGATATTTGGGACAACCGGTGATAGGCGCTAACACTTTCACCACGGGTGATACGGGGTGGCGGGATGAAGACGGCTTCCTTTATCTCGCAGCGACCCGGGAGAGCACGATTATTACGGGCGGAGAAAATGTCGATCCGCTTGAGGTGGAGTCAGTGTTGTCAAGTATACCAGGTGTGGTTGAGGCAGGCGTGATCGGGATTCCAGATAGCGAATTTGGACAGCGAGTTGTCGCCGTGGTTGTGTTGGATGAGAAAAGTTTGGCCGTGGAGGGGTTACTGCACCGATGCCGTCAGAAACTGGCTGGCTACAAGGTGCCAAAAGCCATCGAGATTTGGGAGCAGCTCCCGCGCAGTCACAGTGGGAAATTGAAGCGAGTGGAACTGGCACTGGCCCTATCGAATAGTGATATCTAG
- a CDS encoding acyl-CoA thioesterase: METFKFQHTVKFSEVDQAGVVFFSRYFEIAHSSLEAFFHHLGWGFAKVFSEGKDGFPLIHAEANYMAPARLGDTLEVGLSLSRISESSFTVSYDFRSTDGKPAARLSTNHVWVELKTFSKAPIPTELKTALQDYLAEDLAA, translated from the coding sequence ATGGAGACATTTAAGTTCCAACATACCGTAAAGTTCAGCGAAGTCGACCAGGCTGGCGTCGTATTCTTCTCCCGCTATTTCGAAATTGCTCACAGTTCGCTGGAGGCCTTTTTCCATCATCTTGGTTGGGGATTCGCCAAAGTTTTTAGCGAGGGGAAAGACGGGTTTCCTCTCATCCATGCAGAGGCCAACTACATGGCACCAGCCCGCTTGGGTGATACTCTCGAAGTTGGTCTATCCCTCTCCAGAATTTCAGAGTCTTCCTTCACAGTGAGTTATGATTTTCGTTCGACAGACGGCAAACCAGCTGCGAGACTATCCACAAATCACGTCTGGGTTGAATTGAAAACATTTAGCAAGGCTCCAATTCCTACCGAACTGAAAACTGCCCTCCAGGATTATCTGGCCGAGGATTTGGCCGCCTAG